A window of the Erpetoichthys calabaricus chromosome 10, fErpCal1.3, whole genome shotgun sequence genome harbors these coding sequences:
- the LOC114659738 gene encoding zinc finger protein 883-like, whose translation MESFQEPVAPIQWVVSEDKEVRMKEEEIPIIYRLVPSQAAVPNTGIGDDDVQEDSFKSRAEVKHEEDEKCCTTSAVINLMDMSSLNGAPINFVKVCCPYPTLHKFTSACFEGEDFEQLPNHAKKSLDYKDEQVEDGYYMEQHIVKFHKDQFKNKLENKIVRLRNYSDSGLTAPVEVVQPSYSSSAEHKQVHLSTGKAHQKHTACQEENLQHQCNECGKIFRDLGLLQRHLIVHKQLLGQISFVESGDSVDKSVDLFQYFRWRRRFRCDECGKSFRYASTLEKHRLFHEGKLPYQCGDCGRNFKELPHLKMHQKIHQGVPPSFCCLDCGKVFKNAKHLRRHKRIHTGDMPYHCSECDKKFRDSERLRRHQRIHTGEMPYPCDECDKRFRFSGDLRKHQRIHTGVMPYQCTVCGKHFRESSTLKKHELIHSGKAPFNCSDCGKRFNQVGNLKRHQQIHTGMAPYKCTECDKCFNHVDNLKRHIQVHMVDSLYHCDECNSSFRSAACLKKHQQVHRRVNSLYMCGDCEKTFKHASDFKKHQRIHTGEMPYLCTTCNKSFNHLGNLKKHLLIHSGEMPFECPDCGKRFNQLGNMKKHRNIHLKKQT comes from the exons ATGGAATCATTTCAAGAACCAGTGGCGCCTATTCAGTGGGTGGTCTCCGAAGACAAGGAGGTCagaatgaaagaagaagaaattccaATTATTTATCGTCTGGTGCCATCACAGGCTGCTGTCCCAAATACAG GCATTGGTGATGATGATGTGCAAGAAGATTCTTTCAAAAGCCGTGCAGAAGTGAaacatgaagaggatgaaaaatgctGCACCACATCAGCAGTCATCAATCTAATGGATATGAGCTCACTTAACGGAGCCCCCATTAACTTTGTTAAAGTGTGCTGTCCTTATCCAACTCTGCACAAATTCACTTCTGCTTGTTTTGAAGGAGAAGATTTTGAGCAACTTCCTAACCACGCCAAAAAATCGCTTGATTATAAAG ATGAGCAAGTAGAAGATGGATACTACATGGAGCAGCACATTGTGAAATTTCACAAAGATCAATTTAAaaacaagttggaaaacaaaattGTGAGATTAAGGAACTATTCTGATAGCGGTTTAACAGCTCCTGTGGAAGTAGTGCAACCGAGTTACAGTTCTTCAGCCGAACATAAGCAAGTACATTTGTCCACTGGGAAGGCCCATCAGAAGCACACAGCATGCCAAGAAGAAAATCTCCAACACCAGTGTAACGAGTGCGGCAAGATTTTCAGAGATCTGGGCCTCCTTCAGAGACACCTGATTGTCCACAAACAGCTACTAGGGCAAATAAGTTTTGTGGAGTCCGGTGATAGCGTGGACAAGTCGGTCGACTTATTCCAGTATTTTCGTTGGCGGAGACGCTTCCGCTGCGACGAATGCGGGAAAAGTTTCAGATACGCATCAACGCTGGAGAAACACCGCTTGTTTCATGAAGGGAAGTTGCCTTACCAATGCGGTGACTGTGGGAGGAATTTCAAGGAACTGCCCCATTTGAAAATGCACCAGAAGATTCACCAGGGAGTTCCCCCTTCTTTCTGCTGCCTGGACTGTGGAAAGGTGTTCAAAAATGCTAAACATCTTCGCCGTCACAAACGAATCCATACAGGAGACATGCCGTACCACTGTTCAGAGTGCGACAAGAAGTTTCGAGACTCTGAACGTTTGCGGAGACATCAACGAATCCACACTGGGGAGATGCCGTATCCCTGTGACGAGTGCGACAAGCGCTTCAGGTTCTCCGGGGACCTGCGGAAACACCAACGTATTCACACTGGGGTGATGCCTTACCAGTGTACGGTATGTGGGAAGCATTTCAGGGAATCCAGCACCCTTAAAAAACACGAGTTAATTCATAGTGGGAAAGCTCCTTTTAATTGCAGTGACTGTGGGAAGAGGTTTAACCAGGTAGGGAACCTCAAGAGACATCAGCAGATCCACACTGGCATGGCACCTTATAAATGCACGGAATGTGACAAATGTTTCAATCACGTGGATAACCTGAAACGGCACATACAAGTTCACATGGTGGACAGTCTGTACCACTGTGATGAGTGCAACAGCAGTTTCCGGAGTGCAGCCTGTTTAAAAAAGCACCAACAGGTTCATCGTCGAGTCAATTCTCTTTATATGTGCGGTGACTGTGAGAAGACCTTTAAACATGCTAGCGATTTTAAGAAACACCAACGGATTCACACGGGCGAGATGCCTTACCTGTGCACAACATGCAACAAGAGTTTCAACCATTTGGGAAACCTCAAAAAGCACCTCCTCATTCATTCTGGTGAGATGCCTTTCGAATGTCCTGACTGTGGCAAACGTTTTAATCAGCTGGGCAACATGAAGAAGCACCGAAACATTCACCTTAAAAAGCAAACATAA